From the genome of Grus americana isolate bGruAme1 chromosome 9, bGruAme1.mat, whole genome shotgun sequence, one region includes:
- the MINDY4B gene encoding inactive ubiquitin carboxyl-terminal hydrolase MINDY-4B, which yields MGDREAEHTMPQTELEEIASKISDLNKWREIFSFHGLGISNTTHQRGQGSGGDGPPGAGEPPHPPSAIPRPLLVSPDAGGRPISLEMAMGLRKLLFGNVFHLFSCEWAKAYFRFREPHSDLAYALEAEKGGTRAILMAVQAHIIKYLLFVRNTEYTHLERLRRISRREQGEALAAALADTLWAAGGGGRAVVCLAATAVHVTPRGDYKADSFTERIQLFEFCEKAAAQEFIFDHINSFRGEGSHGVILFLYSLLFSRTLERVQEDLDCTATPLLEFSFGNITCTQAVLSLLLTGRASPHQLSGGQDPGTGGGDVEARQRRGPVGYLRWGRAPAEWQVCRGLRTPQLPVWLCSVAGRHCVLFGTDSLLLSDWRTERAFHLYLYNGQREQTRTARLTIDTHSHHWEEAPCEAPCEDPRSPGSSRPSVEMAIRTKWPGATVSWNGTDPFF from the exons ATGGGTGACCGGGAGGCTGAGCACACCATGCCGCAGACGGAGCTGGAGGAGATCGCCAGcaaaatttcagatttaaacAAATGGAGAGAAATTTTTAGCTTCCATGG tttGGGAATCAGCAATACGACTCATCAG cGAGGCCAGGGCAGCGGTGGAGATGGACCGCCCGGAGCAGGAGAGCCGCCTCACCCCCCCTCCGCCATCCCCAGACCCCTCCTGGTCTCTCCGGACGCGGGCGGCCGGCCCATCTCCTTGGAAATGGCAATG gGGCTGCGTAAGCTGCTCTTTGGGAACGTGTTCCACCTCTTCAGCTGCGAATGGGCAAAAGCATACTTCAGGTTTCGCGAGCCGCACTCTGACCTGGCCTATGCTTTGGAGGCAGAAAAG GGGGGGACTAGAGCCATTCTGATGGCTGTACAAGCGCACATCATTAAATACCTGCTCTTCGTAAGAAACACCGAATATACTCACCTGGAAAG GCTGCGCAGGATAAGCCGtcgggagcagggggaggcgCTGGCGGCCGCCCTGGCAGACACCCtgtgggcagcaggaggaggcgGGAGAGCCGTCGTCTGCCTCGCCGCCACAGCCGTCCACGTTACGCCACGCGGGGACTACAAAGCCGACAGCTTCACGGAAAGA ATCCAGCTGTTTGAGTTCtgtgagaaagcagcagctcaggagtTCATCTTTGACCATATAAACTCT ttcAGAGGCGAAGGAAGCCATGGAGTTATCCTATTTTTGTACAGTTTACTTTTCTCTAGGACACTGGAAAG GGTCCAAGAAGATTTAGACTGCACGGCAACTCCGCTGTTGGAGTTCAGTTTTGGAAACATCACCTGTACACAG GCCGTGCTCAGCCTCCTCCTGACGGGCCGAGCGAGCCCCCACCAGCTCAGCGGCGGGCAGGACCCGGGGACCGGCGGCGGGGACGTCGAGGCAcggcagcggcggggcccggTGGGCTACCTGCGCTGGGGGAGGGCGCCGGCGGAGTGGCAG gtgTGCCGCGGGCTGCGGACGCCCCAGCTGCCCGTCTGGCTGTGCAGCGTCGCCGGCCGGCACTGCGTCCTCTTCGGCACCGACAGCCTGCTCCTCTCCGACTGGAGAACGGAGAGAGCGTTCCACCTGTACTTGTACAACGGGCAGCGGGAGCAGACAAGAACAGCCCGTCTAACGATCG ACACTCATTCGCATCACTGGGAAGAGGCCCCCTGTGAGGCCCCCTGTGAAGACCCACGCAGCCCAGGGAGCAGCCGTCCATCCGTGGAGATGGCGATCAGGACCAAGTGGCCGGGCGCAACCGTCAGCTGGAACGGGACAGACCCCTTCTTCTGA